The segment CTGGAGACAGGGCGCCCACCCCGGGAGGGAGGGCGCCTGACCTGGGAGTGAGGGCACTGCCCTCACAGCGTCTCGCCCTCCCCCCTCTAACCAACCCATGAACCGCAGGAGCTGGTACGTCGTAGGCGTCCTTACGGTCGCCTACATCTGCTCGTTCATCGACCGCTCGGTGCTGGGCCTGATGGTGGGCCCGATCCGCTCCGAGCTGGGCATAAGCGACACCCAGTTCAGCCTGCTGCACGGCTTCGCCTTCGCGATCTTCTACACGCTGCTGGGCATCCCCATCGCCTGGCTGGCTGACCGCGCCAGCCGGCGCAACATCATCGCCGCCGGCATCGCCGTGTGGAGCCTGATGACCGCGCTGTGCGGCCTGGCGCGCACCTTCGGCGCGATGTTCATGGCCCGCGTGGGCGTGGGCGTGGGAGAAGCGGCGCTGTCGCCGGCCGCCTACTCGATGATCGCCGACCTGTTCCCGCGCGAGCAGCTCGGTCGGGCGCTGGGCATCTACTCGTCCGGCGTGTTCATCGGCATCGGTCTCAGCTTCATCCTGGTGGCCGAACTGATCGGCGCGCTGGACACGGTGACGCTCCCGGTGGTGGGCGAACTGACGCCCTGGCGGCTGACGCTCATCGTGCTGGGCATTCCCGGCCTGGCGATCGCGGCGCTGTGCTTCACCTTCCGGGAGCCCGCCCGCCTCGGGGCCGCGAAAGGCGGCGTCCCGCTGGGCGATGTCGGGCGCTTCTTCAGCAGCAATTTCAGCCTCTACGCGCTGCACTTCATCGCCTTCTCCATGCTCACGCTGCTGTTCAACGCGGTCATGGCCTGGTTCGCCGAGTACCTGATCCGCATTCACGACATGGACCGGGGCGCGGCCGGCTGGTATATCGGCCTGATCGTGACCTTCTTTGGCGGCGGCGGCATCATCTGCGGCGGGCTCCACGCCGACTACCTGAAGCGCCGCGGCGACAACGGCGGCGCAATCCGCTCGGCGCTGCTGGCGGCCGCCGTGCTGCTTCCGTTCGGCGCCACCGCCACGCTGATGCCGAACGCCGGGATGTCGCTGGTGCTGTGCGCGCCGCTGCTGTTCTTCTCGAGCTGGTGCTTCGCGCCGGCCACCACGGCTTTGCAACTGTTCACGCCGCCATCCATGCGGGCGCAGTTCTCCGCCGTCTACCTGTTCGTCGTGAACCTCACGGGAATCGGCTTCGGCGGCACCGCGGTGGCGCTGATCACGGATTTCGTCTTCCGCGACGACGACATGCTGCATTACTCGATCGCCCTGACCGCCGGACTCAGCGGGCTGGTGAGCATCATTCTGCTGTGGCGGCTGCTCGCCATCTACCGCCGCGAAATGGACGCGCGCGAGCGGGAACTGGCAGGCGAAAGCGTGTCGTGAGCCGGATTGCGCTGGATATCGACCACGTCGGCCTGGTGGGGCCGGACATTCTGCGCACCGTAGATGAGTTCCGGGCGCTGGGCTTTCGGGTCACCGACCCCGTCGAACTGATGGGCACCGGGCCTGACGGACAGGAGAAAAGCCTCGATCAGCAAAGCGCGCATTTCATCTTCGGCTCGACCTACGTGGAGATCAGCGAGGTCACGCGCCCCGGACCGGACCATCACCTGGGCGCCTGGCTGGGCGACGGTCCGGCCATCCGCATCCTGATACTTCGCGCCACGGACATCGACGCCGTCCGCGAGCAGGCATTGGCTGCCGGACAGGACCCCACGCCGGTGGGCGAGGCCAGCCGCGCGCTGCACTACGCCGACGGCGCGACAGCGCGCTTTAAGTGGCTGGCGCTGCCGCCGAAGAGCTTCCCGGAAGCGCTGTGCGGCTACGTCCAGCACCTGACGCCGGAGCTAGTGTTCTGGCAGGAGATGAACGCGCACCCCAACGGCGCGGTCGAACTGACCGGCATGACGCTGCACGCCGCGAACGCAGACGACGCCGGGCGCCGTTACGGGCTGCTGGGCCGGGCGGACGCGCCGGAATACGTCGACATCCGCCCGGCTGAAATTGGCCGAAGCGGCTTCACCGCCCTGCACCTCCGCACCCGCAGCCTGGACCGGACCGCCGACACGCTCGCCGCCGCCGGCAAGCCCTTCGAGCGCGACGCCGGCAGGCTTGCCGTGCAGGCTCCCGGCGTCCTCCTCCACTTTTCGGAATAACGCCCTGGGAGCGAGGGCATGTCCCTCGCGGCGTCCCGCCCTCGTGCGAAGGCGGGACGCCTTCGCTCCCAGGGACTCATCGCGTAAGCTACGCCGCGGACCTACGGGAGGACGGGGAAGATCGACCGGCTGAAGAAATGGGGGGCGTGGTACGCGGTGACCCTGCTCACCGTCGCTTACACCTTCGCGCTGATCGACCGCTGGATCATCGGCCTGATGGTGGGTCCGATCAAGGCCGACCTCGGCCTCAACGACACGCAATTCAGCCTCCTGCAGGGTATCGCCTTCGCCCTGTTCTACTGCACCGTGGGCATCCCCATCGCCCGACTGGCCGACCGCTCCAACCGGCGCAATATCGTCGCCGCCGGAATCGCCCTGTGGAGCCTGATGACCGCGCTGTGCGGGCTGGCTCGCAATTTCGGGCAACTGTTCCTGGCCAGGGTGGGCGTGGGCGTGGGCGAGGCCGCGCTGGCGCCGGCGGCCTTCTCGTTGATCACCGACCTCTTTCCCCGCAACGAGGTCGGCCGCGCGATCGGCGCCTACCAGATGGGCCTGTTCCTGGGCTACGGGCTGAGCGTGATACTCGGAGGCTGGCTGGTCGGAACGCTGGAACAGCGCCCACCCCTGGAATTCCCGCTGCTCGGCGAACTCTCGGCCTGGCGGGCGACGCTGGTCATCGTCGGCCTGCCCGGCCTGGTAGTTGCGCTGCTGTGCCTCACGTTCCGCGAGCCGATCCGCCGCGGCGCCGTGGAAGGCGGCGTTCCGGTCCCCGAACTGATTAATTTTCTAAAGAAAAATATCGCGGTTTACGGCAACCTGGTGGCCGCATTCTGCATGATCTCGCTGCTGTTCAACGCGGTCCTCGTGTGGGGTGCGGAATACTTCATCCGGATCCACGAAATGCCCCGCGCCACCGTGGGACTCAGGCTGGGCCTGATCGTGGGAACGTTCGGCTGCGTCGGCTCCGTCGTCGGAGGCCTGTACGCCGACTACCTCCACCGCCAGGGCGATCGCGGCGGCACCATCCGCTCCTCCATCGTCGCCACTATTGCACTGGTGCCGTTGGCCGCGGTCACTTCGCTCATACCCGATCCGAATTACTCGCTGCTCATGTATGCGCCGCTGCTGTTCTTCGGAAGCTGGGTGTTCCCTCCCGCGGTGATGACGCTGCAACTGTTCACGCCCCCTTCCATGCGCGCCCAGACCAGCGCGATATACCTGTTCATCGTGTCGCTTGTCAGCATGGGCTTCGGCAGCACGTCGGTGGCGCTGATCACCGACTTCGTTTTCGCCAACGACATGATGCTGCATTACTCGATGGCGATCGTCGGCACGATCAGCGGCCTGCTGGGCCTGTTCTTCCTGTGGCGCCTGCTGCCGATCTACCGCAAGGCCATGACGGCGCGTAACCTACCCTGACCCATGCAA is part of the Gammaproteobacteria bacterium genome and harbors:
- a CDS encoding MFS transporter codes for the protein MNRRSWYVVGVLTVAYICSFIDRSVLGLMVGPIRSELGISDTQFSLLHGFAFAIFYTLLGIPIAWLADRASRRNIIAAGIAVWSLMTALCGLARTFGAMFMARVGVGVGEAALSPAAYSMIADLFPREQLGRALGIYSSGVFIGIGLSFILVAELIGALDTVTLPVVGELTPWRLTLIVLGIPGLAIAALCFTFREPARLGAAKGGVPLGDVGRFFSSNFSLYALHFIAFSMLTLLFNAVMAWFAEYLIRIHDMDRGAAGWYIGLIVTFFGGGGIICGGLHADYLKRRGDNGGAIRSALLAAAVLLPFGATATLMPNAGMSLVLCAPLLFFSSWCFAPATTALQLFTPPSMRAQFSAVYLFVVNLTGIGFGGTAVALITDFVFRDDDMLHYSIALTAGLSGLVSIILLWRLLAIYRREMDARERELAGESVS
- a CDS encoding VOC family protein, translating into MRAAAVLLELVLRAGHHGFATVHAAIHAGAVLRRLPVRREPHGNRLRRHRGGADHGFRLPRRRHAALLDRPDRRTQRAGEHHSAVAAARHLPPRNGRARAGTGRRKRVVSRIALDIDHVGLVGPDILRTVDEFRALGFRVTDPVELMGTGPDGQEKSLDQQSAHFIFGSTYVEISEVTRPGPDHHLGAWLGDGPAIRILILRATDIDAVREQALAAGQDPTPVGEASRALHYADGATARFKWLALPPKSFPEALCGYVQHLTPELVFWQEMNAHPNGAVELTGMTLHAANADDAGRRYGLLGRADAPEYVDIRPAEIGRSGFTALHLRTRSLDRTADTLAAAGKPFERDAGRLAVQAPGVLLHFSE
- a CDS encoding MFS transporter, translated to MDRLKKWGAWYAVTLLTVAYTFALIDRWIIGLMVGPIKADLGLNDTQFSLLQGIAFALFYCTVGIPIARLADRSNRRNIVAAGIALWSLMTALCGLARNFGQLFLARVGVGVGEAALAPAAFSLITDLFPRNEVGRAIGAYQMGLFLGYGLSVILGGWLVGTLEQRPPLEFPLLGELSAWRATLVIVGLPGLVVALLCLTFREPIRRGAVEGGVPVPELINFLKKNIAVYGNLVAAFCMISLLFNAVLVWGAEYFIRIHEMPRATVGLRLGLIVGTFGCVGSVVGGLYADYLHRQGDRGGTIRSSIVATIALVPLAAVTSLIPDPNYSLLMYAPLLFFGSWVFPPAVMTLQLFTPPSMRAQTSAIYLFIVSLVSMGFGSTSVALITDFVFANDMMLHYSMAIVGTISGLLGLFFLWRLLPIYRKAMTARNLP